In the Pieris napi chromosome 19, ilPieNapi1.2, whole genome shotgun sequence genome, one interval contains:
- the LOC125059043 gene encoding LOW QUALITY PROTEIN: uncharacterized protein LOC125059043 (The sequence of the model RefSeq protein was modified relative to this genomic sequence to represent the inferred CDS: substituted 4 bases at 4 genomic stop codons), with protein MKIIIVKTVFKFAEAIRKQILXHAGRVFGAVTTAATTVASTATTPLNPQQLQXLFDPDYNSQHQLVXSEIEKNLPAFSHTKISCMIINLTXQFSSTHASYYFRGFTPKSKFIDVIKSTIGFDKNQNHGLRGLWPNDNPFTTYASITDRPNLRTLLEVFQKLYTSTVKPIVITVSNLVPMTQESFGYDRDFVAIVSKIIVSMNHDIQQVFRCFFVAFFSVSAFFHHYHFEHVFRLYFRMFTSESLS; from the coding sequence ATGAAGataattatagttaaaacCGTATTTAAATTTGCAGAAGCCATTCGTAAACAAATTTTGTGACATGCTGGTCGTGTTTTTGGTGCTGTAACGACGGCTGCTACAACTGTTGCATCGACTGCGACCACACCTTTAAATCCGCAGCAATTACAGTAGCTTTTCGACCCCGACTATAACTCTCAACACCAGTTAGTATAATCAGAAATAGAGAAAAATCTTCCAGCCTTTTCTCATACTAAAATTTCTTGCATGATAATAAACCTTACCTAACAATTTTCATCTACTCATGCCTCATATTACTTTCGTGGTTTCACTCCTAAATCAAAGTTCATCGACGTAATAAAGAGTACGATAGGGTTCGACAAGAATCAAAACCACGGGCTTAGAGGTTTGTGGCCAAATGATAACCCGTTCACCACGTACGCATCGATAACCGACCGACCCAACCTGAGAACCTTGTTGGAAGTTTTCCAAAAGCTGTACACTTCTACGGTGAAACCTATTGTTATTACGGTATCCAATTTGGTGCCCATGACCCAAGAGAGTTTTGGATATGATAGAGATTTTGTGGCTATAGTGTCGAAAATAATCGTGTCGATGAACCACGACATTCAGCAAGTTTTTCGATGTTTCTTCGTAGCATTCTTTTCAGTTTCGGCTTTTTTTCATCATTATCATTTTGAGCACGTTTTTAGATTGTATTTTCGCATGTTTACGAGTGAGTCCTTGAGTTGA